Proteins encoded within one genomic window of Bemisia tabaci chromosome 2, PGI_BMITA_v3:
- the LOC109037825 gene encoding large ribosomal subunit protein mL63 yields MRLTNFLFLEAKKYKRHRLPHGHLYHGKHKIIVPPTALEVAQLGRELEIEERNMFYLRHSYLTKEESKAHRAALEYCTKATRDLRTYKMNKFSQPERLSEHLEHLRHGERWDCI; encoded by the exons ATGAGGCTAACGAACTTTTTGTTCTTGGAGGCAAAGAAATACAAGAGACATAGATTGCCACATGGTCACCTGTACCACGG GAAGCACAAGATCATCGTACCACCCACTGCTCTTGAAGTCGCCCAGTTAGGTCGAGAGCTAGAAATTGAAGAACGAAATATGTTCTACCTGCGCCATTCTTATCTCACCAAG GAAGAATCTAAAGCTCACAGGGCAGCGTTGGAATACTGTACAAAGGCAACAAGGGACCTTAGAACATACAAGATGAATAAGTTTTCACAGCCAGAGAGATTATCAGAGCATCTGGAACATTTGAGACATGGGGAAAGATGGGATTGCATCTAA